A window from Solanum stenotomum isolate F172 chromosome 7, ASM1918654v1, whole genome shotgun sequence encodes these proteins:
- the LOC125870846 gene encoding protein NODULATION SIGNALING PATHWAY 2-like, with amino-acid sequence MIQSEILHNSWSSTNQIHPFYEYQKHGVSNYSSLNSKDQDSSEISFSDFTSLFSDDVLTDLPMDDMEFVDVSRWLNDSESEGNENMKKDGDSCSPELSSISIDTSTTIQSRNDVVSHVLQGNSREMDNQMRIHHLLSVYGEAMENDHKELAEVIIRSIKGKINPLGEPLERVASNLFQQTEEDQGSYLRQESNKIIEAAFKALYQIFPLGKFAHLAANSAIVEAMPDDAQIIHIVDYDMGKGIQWPPIIEVMSQKRKILRLTSIKKTEEESTSDHWRFEETKRRLLDYANPFGLTLLVEEMTFEELASELRRMKKRGKRSEWLVFNCMFQFPHMGKRRRRIDALEFLKLAKELLLANSSTHRGLVTFGDGEAMDNSHQNTNYTFSSYFNKNFIHYQSIFESLELYFPSHLAQARLAMESLFLAPQVCSFSWFQNWEEMTSVSDSCSEIGLQGMRISKENLLQAKEVVNERETPFKVRIEEERQHEMVLEWKGISVVRVSTWM; translated from the coding sequence ATGATTCAATCAGAGATTCTTCACAACTCATGGTCTTCAACTAACCAAATTCATCCTTTTTATGAATATCAAAAGCATGGTGTTTCTAATTATTCTTCACTTAACTCCAAAGATCAAGATTCCTCTGAAATTTCCTTCTCAGATTTCACTTCCCTTTTCTCTGATGACGTTCTTACTGATCTTCCCATGGATGATATGGAGTTTGTTGATGTCTCCCGATGGTTAAACGATAGTGAAagtgaaggaaatgaaaatatgaaaaaagatgGAGATTCATGTAGTCCTGAACTTTCAAGCATATCCATTGATACCTCAACGACAATACAATCAAGAAACGATGTTGTTTCACATGTACTTCAAGGAAATAGTAGAGAAATGGATAACCAAATGAGAATTCATCATTTATTGTCAGTTTATGGAGAGGCAATGGAAAATGATCACAAGGAACTAGCAGAAGTGATCATAAGAAGCATAAAGGGGAAAATAAATCCTTTAGGTGAACCGTTGGAACGCGTTGCTTCAAACTTATTCCAGCAAACAGAAGAGGATCAAGGAAGTTACTTGAGACAAGAATCAAACAAGATTATTGAAGCAGCATTCAAGGCCTTGTACCAAATTTTCCCATTAGGGAAATTTGCTCATTTGGCTGCTAACTCAGCAATTGTAGAAGCTATGCCTGATGATGCACAAATCATTCACATAGTAGATTATGACATGGGAAAAGGGATTCAATGGCCTCCAATTATTGAAGTCATGAgccaaaaaagaaagattttgagATTAACATCCATAAAGAAAACAGAGGAAGAATCAACAAGTGATCATTGGAGATTTGAGGAGACAAAAAGAAGACTTCTTGATTATGCAAATCCTTTTGGCCTAACATTACTAGTTGAGGAGATGACATTTGAAGAATTGGCAAGTGAATtgagaagaatgaagaaaagggGTAAAAGGAGTGAATGGTTGGTTTTCAACTGTATGTTTCAATTCCCTCACATGGGGAAAAGAAGGCGTAGAATCGACGCGTTGGAGTTTCTAAAACTAGCTAAGGAATTGTTATTAGCTAATTCTTCAACACACAGAGGACTTGTTACTTTTGGTGATGGAGAAGCAATGGACAATAGTCATCAAAACACAAACTATACTTTTTCTTCATACTTTAACAAGAATTTTATACATTACCAATCGATTTTCGAGTCATTGGAATTGTATTTTCCATCTCATCTTGCACAAGCTAGACTTGCTATGGAATCCCTTTTTCTAGCACCTCAAGTGTGCTCATTTTCTTGGTTTCAAAACTGGGAAGAGATGACAAGTGTTTCTGATTCTTGTAGTGAAATAGGGTTGCAAGGTATGAGAATAAGCAAAGAAAACTTATTACAAGCCAAAGAAGTGGTGAATGAAAGAGAAACTCCATTTAAGGTGaggattgaagaagaaagacaGCATGAGATGGTCTTGGAATGGAAAGGCATATCTGTGGTGAGAGTTTCTACTTGGATGTAG
- the LOC125869979 gene encoding uncharacterized protein LOC125869979 translates to MVIKVMDTSRLMTHTQSIEEQKARISDVDFLILDPVDMIVIDSNKSFFFKVLPMLYPISSTRIGCQTPTPQESGGNGSSTLALQRCGKSHSGKYLADIDDCFSYGNSGHTMRDCPAFATKERDSRKAQPNGSDLGAPRQNMFYAFHTRQDHEGSLDVVTDMLEVFHFDVYALLDLGVTLSFVTPYVAMRFDIGLEILSNSFSIYIL, encoded by the coding sequence ATGGTGATTAAGGTTATGGATACATCTCGCTTGATGACACACACCCAATCAATCGAAGAGCAAAAGGCAAGGATCAGTGATGTTGACTTTCTCATTCTAGATCCGGTGGACATGATCGTCATCGATTccaacaaaagtttttttttcaaggttcttccaatGCTATATCCCATAAGTTCAACAAGAATAGGGTGTCAAACCCCTACGCCTCAAGAAAGTGGCGGTAATGGATCTTCTACTCTTGCTTTACAAAGGTGTGGCAAGAGTCACTCGGGGAAGTATTTAGCCGATATAGATGATTGCTTTAGTTATGGAAATAGTGGTCACACGATGAGAGATTGTCCGGCGTTTGCTACTAAGGAAAGGGATAGTAGGAAAGCTCAGCCTAATGGTTCCGATTTGGGTGCTCCTCGTCAGAATATGTTCTATGCTTTTCACACTCGACAGGATCATGAAGGTTCTCTGGATGTTGTGACTGATATGTTGGAAGTCTTTcattttgatgtgtatgctttgcttgATCTGGGTGTTACATTGTCATTTGTTACTCCTTATGTGGCCATGAGATTTGATATTGGTCTTGAAATTCTTTCTAATTCCTTTTCTATCTATATTCTGTAG
- the LOC125871954 gene encoding ubiquitin-activating enzyme E1 2-like translates to MLPVKRSSIVEVGGDNDGVSVDPLTKKYKTAAAAGGDSSTVTMAGAGSATGDVSANGNATNGRTGGVSPVDLRNLSDIDEDLHSRQLAVYGRETMRKLFAANVLISGLQGLGAEIAKNLILAGVKSVTLHDEGNVELWDLSSNFIFTEEDVGKNRALASVQKLQELNNTVIISTLTDALTKEQLSNFQAVVFTDISLEKAFEFDDYCHMHQPPIAFIKTEVRGLFGSVFCDFGPDFTVVDVDGEDPHTGIIASISNDNPALVACIDDERLEFQDGDLVIFSEVRGMTELNDGKARKIKSARPYSFTIEDDTTEYAAYERGGIVTQVKEPKVLKFNPLRKAISDPGDFLLSDFSKFDRPPILHLTFQALDKFVSLSGRFPVAGSEEDAQRLISLVTDMNNSQDAKVEIDHKLIRNFAFGARAVLNPMAAMFGGIVGQEVVKACSGKFHPLYQFFYFDSVESLPTEPLDPNDLKPLNSRYDAQISVFGNKLQQKLEEAKAFVVGSGALGCEFLKNLALMGVCCGEEGKLTITDDDVIEKSNLSRQFLFRDWNIGQAKSTVAGAAASLINPRIRIEALQNRASPETESVFDDTFWENLSVVVNALDNVNARLYIDQRCLYFQKPLLESGTLGAKCNTQMVIPHLTENYGASRDPPEKQAPMCTVHSFPHNIDHCLTWARSEFEGLLEKTPTEVNAYLINPSDYISSMQKAGDAQARDILDRVLECLDKERCDTFEDCITWARLRFEDYFADRVKQLTYTFPEDATTSSGAPFWSAPKRFPRPLQFSVDDASHLQFLLAASMLRAETFGIPIPDWVNSPQKLAEAVDKVMVPDFQPKKDVKIVTDEKATSMSASSIDDAAVINELVMQLEMCRQKLPSGYKMNPIQFEKDDDTNYHMDFIAGLANMRARNYSIPEVDKLKAKFIAGRIIPAIATSTAMATGLVCLELYKVLNGGHKVEDYRNTFANLALPLFSMAEPVPPKVIKHQDMNWTVWDRWILKDNPTLRELLQWLQNKGLNAYSISYGSCLLYNSMFPKHKERMDRKMVELAKEVAKADLPQYRKHFDVVVACEDDEDNDVDIPQVSIYFR, encoded by the exons ATGCTTCCTGTGAAGAGGTCATCGATAGTTGAAGTCGGTGGAGATAACGACGGAGTTTCAGTGGATCCTTTAACGAAGAAGTACAAGACCGCCGCCGCTGCTGGTGGTGATTCATCGACGGTGACTATGGCAGGAGCTGGTTCTGCTACCGGTGATGTTAGCGCTAACGGAAACGCTACTAATGGACGTACTGGTGGCGTATCTCCGGTCGATCTGCGTAATCTATCTGATATCGATGAGGATCTTCACAGCCGTCAACTCGCTGTCTATGGACGTGAAACAATGCGTAAACTTTTTGCAGCTAATGTTCTCATCTCTGGGTTGCAAGGCCTTGGCGCTGAAATTG CAAAGAACCTTATTCTTGCGGGTGTGAAGTCTGTTACTTTGCACGATGAAGGAAATGTGGAATTGTGGGATCTATCTAGCAATTTTATCTTCACAGAGGAGGATGTTGGGAAGAATAGGGCACTTGCTTCTGTCCAGAAGTTGCAAGAGCTAAACAATACTGTCATTATCTCTACGTTGACAGATGCTTTGACTAAAGAACAACTTTCCAATTTTCAG GCCGTTGTATTTACAGATATCAGTTTAGAGAAGGCTTTTGAATTTGATGATTACTGTCATATGCACCAGCCTCCTATTGCTTTCATCAAAACTGAAGTTCGAGGCCTTTTTGGTAGTGTGTTTTGTGACTTTGGCCCTGATTTTACAGTTGTTGATGTTGATGGTGAGGATCCCCACACAGGAATCATTGCGTCTATTAGCAATGATAATCCTGCTCTTGTGGCATGTATTGATGACGAGAGGCTTGAGTTTCAGGATGGGGACTTGGTTATATTTTCTGAAGTGCGGGGCATGACAGAGCTGAATGATGGGAAggctagaaaaataaaaagtgcaAGGCCATATTCATTTACTATTGAAGATGATACCACAGAGTATGCAGCATATGAAAGAGGGGGTATCGTCACTCAGGTCAAGGAGCCTAAAGTGTTAAAGTTCAACCCACTGCGTAAAGCAATTAGCGATCCTGGTGACTTTCTTCTGAGTGACTTCTCAAAGTTTGACCGCCCACCTATTTTGCACTTGACCTTTCAAGCCCTAGATAAGTTTGTGTCTTTATCAGGACGTTTTCCTGTTGCTGGATCTGAGGAAGATGCTCAGAGGCTAATCTCACTTGTGACTGACATGAACAATAGTCAAGATGCAAAAGTTGAGATTGACCATAAACTTATTCGTAACTTTGCATTTGGTGCAAGGGCTGTGCTAAACCCAATGGCGGCTATGTTTGGGGGTATCGTTGGGCAAGAAGTTGTGAAGGCTTGCTCTGGGAAGTTCCATCCACTATACCAG TTTTTCTACTTTGACTCTGTTGAATCTCTTCCAACTGAACCATTGGATCCAAATGATTTGAAGCCCTTGAATAGTCGTTATGATGCCCAAATCTCAGTTTTCGGAAACAAGCTACAGCAGAAGCTGGAAGAGGCAAAAGCTTTTGTTGTTGGGTCTGGTGCACTTGGGTGtgagttcttgaagaatttaGCTCTCATGGGGGTTTGTTGTGGTGAAGAAGGAAAGCTAACAATTACAGACGATGATGTCATTGAGAAGAGCAATCTCAGTAGGCAATTCCTTTTCCGTGACTGGAACATTGGGCAAGCCAAGTCTACTGTTGCTGGTGCAGCTGCTTCTTTGATCAATCCTCGCATTCGCATTGAAGCACTGCAAAACCGCGCAAGCCCTGAAACAGAAAGTGTATTTGATGATACATTCTGGGAGAATTTGAGTGTTGTGGTCAATGCACTAGATAATGTGAATGCCAGGCTTTACATTGATCAGAGATGTTTGTATTTTCAAAAACCGTTATTGGAGTCTGGAACCCTGGGTGCCAAGTGCAACACTCAGATGGTAATTCCTCACCTTACAGAAAATTATGGTGCATCAAGGGATCCACCAGAAAAACAAGCACCTATGTGTACAGTTCACTCTTTCCCACACAACATCGACCATTGCTTAACATGGGCCCGGTCAGAATTTGAGGGTTTGCTTGAGAAGACACCAACTGAAGTTAATGCTTATCTGATCAATCCTAGCGATTACATATCTTCTATGCAAAAGGCTGGTGATGCACAGGCCAGGGACATTTTGGATCGTGTTCTTGAATGCCTTGACAAGGAGAGATGTGATACATTTGAAGACTGCATAACCTGGGCTCGCCTGAG GTTTGAAGATTACTTTGCAGACCGTGTGAAGCAGTTGACATATACTTTTCCTGAGGATGCCACTACAAGTAGTGGTGCTCCATTCTGGTCAGCACCAAAACGTTTCCCTCGACCATTGCAATTTTCTGTTGATGATGCCAGTCATCTTCAATTTCTCCTGGCAGCCTCTATGTTACGAGCAGAAACATTTGGCATTCCCATTCCAGATTGGGTGAACTCTCCTCAAAAGTTAGCTGAAGCTGTTGATAAAGTGATGGTCCCTGATTTCCAGCCAAAGAAAGATGTGAAGATTGTGACAGATGAGAAAGCAACCAGCATGTCGGCATCATCCATAGATGATGCTGCAGTCATCAACGAGTTGGTGATGCAGCTGGAAATGTGTCGTCAGAAATTACCTTCAGGTTACAAGATGAATCCCATTCAATTTGAAAAG GACGATGACACCAACTATCATATGGACTTCATTGCTGGACTTGCAAACATGAGGGCTAGAAACTATAGCATCCCTGAAGTGGATAAACTGAAGGCCAAATTCATAGCAGGGAGGATCATTCCAGCAATTGCTACTTCTACTGCTATGGCCACTGGTCTTGTTTGTCTAGAGCTTTATAAGGTTTTGAATGGAGGTCATAAGGTGGAGGACTACCGTAACACTTTTGCCAACTTGGCTCTCCCTTTATTTTCCATGGCTGAACCAGTTCCACCAAAGGTGATCAAGCATCAGGACATGAACTGGACTGTGTGGGACAGGTGGATTTTGAAAGACAATCCAACTTTGAGGGAGCTTCTTCAGTGGCTTCAAAACAAAGGTCTGAATGCTTATAGCATTTCTTACGGGAGCTGCTTACTTTATAACAGCATGTTCCCTAAGCATAAAGAGCGGATGGATCGGAAAATGGTGGAACTGGCCAAGGAAGTGGCCAAGGCAGATTTGCCTCAATACAGGAAACATTTTGACGTGGTAGTGGCTTGTGAGGATGATGAAGACAACGATGTTGatatccctcaagtctctatttATTTCAGGTAG